Genomic segment of Malus domestica chromosome 15, GDT2T_hap1:
AATCGGCTTAGGGTTCGCACTCTTCCTGTTCTCTGGAGAACCAGCATTGCATCGATTACTGTCCTCGGCTCTGCAGAGAGCCGCTGTAAGGTTCGATTTTGCCCCTCTCATTGTTTTAATTCGTTAAATTTTCACTCGCGAATTGTTTCTTTGATTGGTGGTTGTATCTGGGTTTTATTCGTTTGATTTAATTGTCAGATTTTTTGGGTTGGTTGAAAAGTTTTGGAATTTCATGCATTTGGGGATTGTTCTATGTGTAATTATCTGTGGTTTTCatcatttaattagttttttttcccCCTTCGGAGGTCTTCGGGATGTAATTTTGATTGCTTAAATCAGAGGCACAAGATAGTGCAGTGTTAGTGTTCCAGGATATTGGGAGTCTGGGATTCTAGGGTTTGTTTTTGTATCAATTGAAAgatgttttattaattaaaaaaaaagatgttttattaatttatggAAAGAAGGTCTTGATTTGTTATCGAACAGTTATTTAAGTCTTAAGATAAGACAAATTTAGTACTGTCCTGAATCAGTTTCACTTCGCTTGAATGTATTCCTCTTTATTCCTTTGAACTGCAGTAGTGTTTTCTGCTTAAGAAAAACCGGGATTGGTAACCgtagtggaaaaaaaaaaagattttttggGTGTAAATTGTTCTCGGGAATCATTATCTTCTTACATTATTGACTGGCAATTGTTCTATCAAGATATTGGTAATAGGTTTTTCCTACTTTTTCAGGTTAACTGTGAGTCTGCTTTTGAAGAGGCCTGGTGGGGGAATATGGAACAAGATACACGGACTGAAAAGCTTGAATTTACATggggaaagaagaaaggaaagggagggaAAAATAAGGACGTTCAGTTTTATGAATCTTTTACTTTTGATGGTGAAGAGTACACGCTGTATGATTGCGTTTATCTTTACAAGGAAGATGAACCTGAGCCTGAGATTGGAAAGCTAATAAAAATATGGGAAACTGGTGAGAAGGCAAGGAAAGTTAAAGTTCTATGGTTTTTTCGTCCTTGTgagatttcaaattttcttggATGTGAAGAGGTACTTGAGAATGAGTTGTTTTTGGCATCCGGTGATGGTGTGGGCCTTGCGAATCTTAATCCATTGGTACTTACATTTTGATTTATGCTCTTAACTAATTTTATCATTTGTATTTGTTAGAAATGGAATGATTAATTGATTACGTAAAGGTGTGGTATATAGTTTGTTAGCTTAAATGAAAATAGTCTTTCTGATTTTCAATCAATAATGATGCAGGAACTTTCCATGCTATATGTCTTTGCAATGCTATTGTTTCTTTTCTTCGTTCTGCTGCCAAGTTTGTCTTCaatttttcacttcatttttcaCCGAGTTGACTAAACCGTGCAGTTTCTTTTATAGATTCGTTGACGTGTTTGAATATAATTTACAACAAATTCTACTGCTCTGATAAAGTAGGACCGTGAAACATTGTTAAGCTTCTTAGTGTTctattttttgtatttcttaAAAGACTCTAATTGGCAATCCTTACAACTTTGATTTCCAGCAATACAATAAGATTTGCATTCCCCTTGTGATGACATTTCAATTGTGTCAGATTACATGttgcccctctctctctcccagaTTACATGTTGCCCCTCTCTCTCGCACACACACAATTACAAATACATGCTAAGGCTGAACTTGGGTTTTGAACTTTTGGTAGTATTTGATAGATGTTATATCCCTAATAGACATGGTAATATGACAAGTGAGAAATGGTTTCAATTGGTAACTGATTGTAAATATTCTTGCGCTAAATGAAACTAAGcacttagaaaaatatattatatgcATGTCTTGGTTAGTAGGAATTGTATTTAGACTTTATACTATGATAGCATTGTAGCTCAATCTTAACAAGTTAAGATGTGGACCAACGGTTATGTTATGTTCTAACACTGCCCCCCAATCTTGGGACTCTCTTTATCACAAGAGTTCATTTGTGGATTTCAAGCTTTGTTGGAAGGTACAATTGCAGAGACTTCAACATTGAAATCTCATGCTTTGATACCATAATAAAATTTTATGTTGTTAGGATATAAATCAACAATTGTTTCATATTCTACTATTAAAGATCAATGGTCTAGTTGCTGAAGTTTTATAATCAAATCAGGAAGCCATTGCTGGAAAATGCAATGTTCTTTGCATTtcaaaagacaaggaaaatccTCAACCATCAGACGAAGAGCTTCAAATGGCCGAATTTGTGTTTCGTCGAACCTTTGATGTTGGGCTGCAAAAAATCACTGACAAGATAGAGGGAGCAATTGCTGGGATTGATGGTATGTATATCTATCAACTCGGACCCTTGTAGTTTGACTTATAGTTGCatgtttattttcatattttgagTCTTATATCTTTGTTTATGTAATTGTTGCAGTTAAATTCATGTTTAACAGAAAGGATATTCAGAAGCCTGGTGGCGTTCTGAAAGTTGATTTAGGAAAAAATGAAGTTTGTGGGAATTCCATAGCAAGTAATGAAACAGTGGTTCAATCAAACAAAAACTCATTTAAAGAAAATATCACTTTAGAGACAAATGGAAATATTGTTGATTCGTCAACACTAGAAAAGGGTGATTTGGTTAAGCATAAACCATCACTTGTAGAAAAACCTGCTTATGGTGTAGGTTTAAATTCAAATGAAAAggataaaatgaatgaaaaacaGGAACATGTGTCAAATCCCAAGGTCTTGTTGAGTTCTGAAGTTAAAAGTGATGAAGGTGAGGTTAAGTGTGATAAAGTTCATGCACAACAAGTTGAAGTGGAAGAAAAAGTGATGTTCACTAAGGATAACGTTGATTCGGATAATAGGCCAACCAAGAAGGCGAAGCTTGATAATGGTAAAGGTAGTGAGCAAATACTTGCGGaggtggaaagaaagaaaaaatgtacCAATGTTTGTGATTCGAAGGCGAAGAATGACACTTCAATTGAAGCGGTCAATGACAAAAAGAATAGTAGTGACCTAAGTTGTATGCATGTTACAAGGGCTGTATCCCCAAAGGTTCCTGTTGAAGTGGACCATGGACAATCTAAAAAGCCGAAGCTTGAATCTTCGATTGAAGTGCCCAatgacaaaagcaaaagtagtgACCTAAAGCGTGTGAATGCTACAAAAGTTTTATCATCGACTACCTCTGCTCTTGATGATAAATCCAAACTTAAGCGTGCAAAGGATTCTCTTGGAACAAACAATGCCCTTCTCAAGAAGATGAAGCCTGATGATAAGGCAATGACCATTTCCGAAGGCAACAATGGTACGTTGCCTAAAGCATCTCAACGTAAAGTCAAACATGTAGAGGATTCTCGTGGAGCAAATGAAGAGTCTTGCAAGAAGATAAAGCTCGATGAGAAAGCCATGGCACTTTCTGATGGCAAGTTGCCTAAAGTACCTCCTACACAATCTCAAAGTATGGCCGAAAAGGTTGATGGCCAAGAAGTTACTCGACGTCCCGATGTTGTAAGTAATGCCATTCTTTCCTCTTTTCATTCTAGTCCAAATGATTCCCTTATTGAAAGTGTGAGTTGTCGTTATTCCCCACATTAAGTCGAATATTGGTGTCATTTCTAGcatgtttttttctttgggtC
This window contains:
- the LOC103456055 gene encoding protein ANTI-SILENCING 1; its protein translation is MEQDTRTEKLEFTWGKKKGKGGKNKDVQFYESFTFDGEEYTLYDCVYLYKEDEPEPEIGKLIKIWETGEKARKVKVLWFFRPCEISNFLGCEEVLENELFLASGDGVGLANLNPLEAIAGKCNVLCISKDKENPQPSDEELQMAEFVFRRTFDVGLQKITDKIEGAIAGIDVKFMFNRKDIQKPGGVLKVDLGKNEVCGNSIASNETVVQSNKNSFKENITLETNGNIVDSSTLEKGDLVKHKPSLVEKPAYGVGLNSNEKDKMNEKQEHVSNPKVLLSSEVKSDEGEVKCDKVHAQQVEVEEKVMFTKDNVDSDNRPTKKAKLDNGKGSEQILAEVERKKKCTNVCDSKAKNDTSIEAVNDKKNSSDLSCMHVTRAVSPKVPVEVDHGQSKKPKLESSIEVPNDKSKSSDLKRVNATKVLSSTTSALDDKSKLKRAKDSLGTNNALLKKMKPDDKAMTISEGNNGTLPKASQRKVKHVEDSRGANEESCKKIKLDEKAMALSDGKLPKVPPTQSQSMAEKVDGQEVTRRPDVDRRTWFKGFPWEDRIQAAHEQGTLVLLQNLDPAYTSAQVEDILWHGFKESCTAKMIQRTANSSPHYGQALVILKTREAAQKVVRELDKRCLLLSNGRPLVGSFGTPCSSEKKAPFFGHLTIEKLRHQNAREMKEAISTSHCSQPNTIEYDMAMEWCLQQERSDLLWRNLYKQQGKELRKLKAELKLKPALKKK